From Echinicola jeungdonensis, the proteins below share one genomic window:
- a CDS encoding Na/Pi symporter: MELVQEKKYSNKWIMVGQMLFAFVLFIFSIDLLTVSLLHMNNEVANKIFMATNNPFVGLFIGLLMTALIQSSSTVTAMVVAVVASGSLSTMQAVPLVMGANIGTTITSTLVSFTYIMKKSEYKKALSAGVLHDLFNIITVIILLPLEVYFGLLSELAHYITITFFDGKSGFDGSFSLHIAFTRSWANQLVELVNFPIASLLLSVLSIFLSIKLLSGTVYKAFISKSFIKVSKHIFKLPFRSFAYGFFITAAVQSSTVTTSLMVPAVATKKISLTRVFPFIIGANIGTTVTAAIAAIFKTDAAITIAIVHFLFNLIGALIFLPFSAIRNIPVKLAIYFGKKSAKMKFVGFAYILLTFFIIPFLLIYFNKNDDVRDLNVPWSQVKATEINKDKKELMDLEK, encoded by the coding sequence ATGGAATTAGTTCAGGAAAAAAAATATAGCAACAAATGGATCATGGTTGGACAAATGCTTTTTGCATTTGTTTTGTTTATTTTCTCCATTGATTTATTGACTGTTTCTCTCCTCCATATGAACAATGAGGTGGCCAACAAGATTTTTATGGCTACCAACAATCCCTTTGTGGGATTATTTATCGGCTTGCTGATGACGGCCCTGATCCAATCCAGTAGTACCGTTACCGCAATGGTAGTAGCAGTGGTAGCGTCGGGAAGTTTATCCACAATGCAAGCAGTCCCCTTGGTCATGGGGGCCAATATTGGAACTACAATTACATCCACTCTGGTATCCTTCACTTACATCATGAAAAAAAGTGAGTACAAAAAAGCCTTGTCAGCAGGTGTTTTGCACGATCTTTTCAATATCATCACCGTAATAATCCTGCTGCCACTGGAAGTTTATTTTGGTTTATTAAGTGAATTGGCCCATTATATTACGATTACTTTTTTCGATGGAAAAAGTGGATTTGATGGCAGTTTCTCCCTTCATATTGCTTTTACCAGGAGCTGGGCCAACCAATTGGTGGAATTGGTTAACTTTCCCATTGCTTCTCTTTTACTCAGTGTATTGTCGATATTTTTGTCCATTAAGTTGCTTTCGGGAACCGTTTATAAAGCTTTTATATCTAAAAGTTTTATTAAAGTCAGCAAACACATCTTTAAACTTCCCTTCAGATCATTTGCTTATGGTTTTTTCATCACTGCTGCCGTACAGTCCAGCACCGTTACCACCTCTCTGATGGTCCCAGCGGTAGCAACCAAGAAAATATCCCTGACCAGGGTGTTTCCTTTTATCATTGGAGCCAATATTGGAACAACTGTTACTGCCGCCATTGCAGCAATTTTTAAAACAGATGCTGCCATAACCATAGCCATAGTTCATTTTCTTTTCAACCTGATAGGGGCTTTGATATTTTTACCTTTTTCTGCTATCCGGAATATTCCAGTAAAATTGGCCATCTATTTTGGTAAAAAATCAGCAAAGATGAAATTTGTAGGCTTTGCCTATATCCTGCTTACATTTTTCATTATTCCATTTTTATTGATTTATTTCAACAAAAATGATGATGTTCGGGATCTCAATGTGCCCTGGAGCCAGGTCAAAGCCACTGAAATAAATAAGGATAAAAAGG